A single window of Pristis pectinata isolate sPriPec2 chromosome 8, sPriPec2.1.pri, whole genome shotgun sequence DNA harbors:
- the gng13b gene encoding guanine nucleotide-binding protein G(I)/G(S)/G(O) subunit gamma-13b encodes MEDWDVPQFKKEVDSLKYQLSYKREMSSKTIPDFVKWIEDGVPNDPFLNPELMKNNPWVEKGKCAIL; translated from the exons ATGGAAGATTGGGATGTTCCACAATTCAAGAAGGAAGTGGATAGTCTGAAGTATCAGCTGTCCTACAAAAGggaaatgtcctccaaaacaatCCCTGA CTTTGTGAAGTGGATAGAAGACGGAGTTCCAAATGACCCATTCCTCAACCCAGAGCTAATGAAGAACAACCCATGGGTAGAGAAAGGCAAATGTGCTATACTTTGA